The Actinomadura sp. WMMB 499 genome includes a window with the following:
- a CDS encoding ABC transporter ATP-binding protein — protein MTAGTTAEATAVAVRMESVSRTYGDVRALDEVSWTFARGGFTAVMGPSGSGKSTFLHCASGLDRPTSGTVRVGGVDLGGLGEAKRTRLRRERIGFVFQSFNLVPSMDVEQNIALPLLLGGAEPDADRLAEVVRRVGLADRLRHRPAELSGGQQQRAAIARALITRPEVVFADEPTAALDPRTARDVLRLLREAADATGQTIVLVTHDPMAASWADSVVFLSRGRIVDELAAPTVAAVMSRWEAL, from the coding sequence ATGACGGCCGGGACGACGGCCGAGGCCACCGCGGTGGCGGTGCGCATGGAGTCGGTCAGCAGGACCTACGGCGACGTGCGGGCGCTGGACGAGGTGTCCTGGACGTTCGCGCGCGGCGGGTTCACCGCCGTGATGGGGCCGTCCGGGTCGGGCAAGAGCACGTTCCTGCACTGCGCGTCCGGGCTCGACCGGCCGACCTCCGGCACCGTCCGGGTGGGCGGGGTCGACCTCGGCGGGCTCGGGGAGGCGAAGCGGACGCGGTTGCGGCGGGAGCGGATCGGGTTCGTGTTCCAGTCGTTCAACCTGGTCCCGTCGATGGACGTCGAGCAGAACATCGCGCTGCCGCTGCTGCTCGGCGGCGCCGAACCCGACGCGGACCGGCTGGCGGAGGTCGTCCGGCGGGTCGGGCTGGCGGACCGGCTGCGGCACCGCCCGGCGGAGCTGTCCGGGGGCCAGCAGCAGCGCGCCGCGATCGCCCGCGCGCTGATCACCCGTCCCGAGGTGGTGTTCGCCGACGAGCCGACCGCCGCCCTCGACCCGCGGACGGCCCGCGACGTGCTGCGGCTGCTGCGCGAGGCCGCCGACGCGACCGGGCAGACGATCGTCCTGGTCACCCACGACCCGATGGCGGCCTCGTGGGCCGACTCGGTCGTGTTCCTCAGCCGCGGCCGGATCGTCGACGAGCTGGCCGCGCCGACCGTCGCGGCCGTCATGTCCCGCTGGGAGGCGCTGTGA